A window of the Cystobacter fuscus genome harbors these coding sequences:
- a CDS encoding type VI immunity family protein: MSERYPVVKVRGIDGQPTARDGLILCFFMRRRYPEIAQTVWLALQTYLRAIPSGSLGWYVDQQGDMQLLDEQGWMYINEKILNRPRAHACHVQLLQFDIGVGGYNFEYDGYQLDSQLLNDEKAACAIAFSLPTEYLLEHGADKVRALSLELAHDLPFSFGYASLAFVAPSGQWYSVRRELLPLLDRYRGFDLYHLGTTSRVIGTGARGAYWLTFLGQPLLNQLGGLEVLRRELPFPEVSFESLEGERLLLTLGEWPSPMDIREHISRPHFRALARLLEPYFPEEKIGLTSLLENRNMARWLRRFCL; encoded by the coding sequence ATGAGCGAGCGCTACCCTGTGGTGAAAGTGCGTGGAATAGATGGGCAGCCCACTGCCCGAGACGGTCTCATCCTGTGCTTCTTCATGCGGCGCAGGTACCCGGAGATTGCTCAAACGGTCTGGCTTGCTCTGCAAACCTATCTGCGTGCCATCCCTTCTGGTTCTCTGGGATGGTATGTGGATCAACAGGGAGACATGCAGTTGCTGGATGAGCAGGGCTGGATGTATATCAATGAAAAAATCCTGAATCGTCCCAGGGCCCATGCCTGTCACGTCCAATTATTGCAATTCGATATTGGGGTGGGGGGCTACAACTTCGAGTATGACGGCTACCAGCTTGACTCCCAGCTCCTCAATGACGAGAAAGCGGCCTGCGCCATCGCTTTCTCTCTGCCCACGGAGTATCTCCTGGAGCACGGCGCGGACAAGGTCCGAGCCCTGTCTCTCGAACTAGCTCACGACCTGCCTTTCAGCTTTGGCTATGCCAGCCTGGCCTTCGTTGCTCCTAGCGGGCAGTGGTACTCGGTCCGCAGGGAGTTGTTGCCCCTCCTTGATCGCTACCGGGGCTTCGACCTCTACCACCTCGGCACGACCAGCCGAGTTATCGGCACCGGTGCCCGCGGCGCCTATTGGCTCACCTTCCTGGGCCAGCCCCTGCTGAACCAACTCGGCGGCCTGGAGGTGCTGCGCCGCGAACTGCCTTTCCCCGAGGTCTCCTTCGAGTCCCTGGAAGGCGAGCGTCTGTTGCTCACCCTGGGCGAGTGGCCCAGCCCCATGGATATCCGCGAGCACATCAGCCGGCCCCACTTCAGGGCCCTCGCCCGCCTCCTGGAGCCCTACTTCCCCGAGGAGAAGATTGGCCTCACCTCGCTATTGGAAAATCGCAACATGGCCCGTTGGCTCCGCCGCTTCTGTCTGTGA
- a CDS encoding double-CXXCG motif protein produces the protein MKYFRVEQDRSSRYTGDVDGAHKWGLPGIFCCPVCQATWSGGSKTYPSVDLTSVSQMADFEDARAEPIEEYERLSEMVRPLLPSGAIVEPGSSFGPLMGKARGSFGSFVTPVPWWLLVRRESLEKLQAGGLRGLKGCPTQLRFRQHASPELLELELLPVGRLHPDCLPPERKPLCARCGRRGIRLPETLLLDAATLPHDLDVFRLEDFSTVILCTERFVDACLRLGLDGVTFQPLSVK, from the coding sequence ATGAAGTATTTCAGAGTCGAGCAGGACCGGTCCTCTCGCTACACGGGCGATGTTGACGGCGCGCACAAATGGGGCCTTCCAGGCATCTTCTGCTGCCCTGTCTGTCAGGCCACCTGGAGCGGCGGCTCCAAGACATACCCCTCGGTGGATTTGACTTCAGTCTCCCAGATGGCTGACTTCGAAGACGCTCGAGCCGAGCCCATCGAGGAGTACGAAAGACTGAGTGAGATGGTACGCCCGCTGCTTCCTTCTGGTGCCATTGTGGAGCCGGGTTCTTCCTTTGGTCCGCTCATGGGAAAGGCACGGGGTTCCTTCGGGTCGTTTGTCACGCCGGTTCCCTGGTGGCTGCTGGTTCGTCGTGAGTCACTGGAGAAACTCCAGGCCGGGGGTCTACGCGGTCTCAAGGGATGCCCAACCCAATTGCGCTTCCGCCAGCATGCCTCGCCGGAGTTGCTGGAACTGGAACTCCTCCCCGTGGGTCGGCTCCACCCGGATTGTCTGCCCCCGGAGCGCAAACCGCTCTGCGCTCGCTGTGGCCGCCGTGGTATTCGCTTGCCCGAAACCCTCTTGCTGGACGCCGCGACCCTTCCCCACGATCTGGACGTCTTCCGGCTGGAGGACTTCTCTACCGTCATCCTCTGCACCGAACGGTTTGTCGATGCCTGTCTGCGCTTGGGGCTCGACGGTGTGACCTTTCAACCCCTGTCCGTGAAGTGA
- a CDS encoding DUF885 domain-containing protein, giving the protein MDSRRIAGLVLCLMASTAPARPQAGKPEWMARSDANARVLLDLLARFDPEDASALGMTGRDEQVMDLGPGVAGRKRAAMTQAKATLEQRLEAEKDPNVRQDLRILVDAVDEAIQESTLQERYLLHWVDAPQVMFLGLRELLQEDVPPERRAHALSRLRRYVGLEPGSTPLTHLARARFEEGLAHPERLGPVKPALERAMSEAPTYVRGIRELFTEYKLEGAEPALAALAKQVEEDARWRREVVLPRAREDVRLPPELYAFKLRQMGIDLPPEQLVRRAQVAFVELRAQMAALAPLVAKARRLPATDTLGVLRALKKEQLGRERLEGHYREVLGELEKSITKHRVVELPPRPVVMRMASEAESAAHPAPYMQLPDFVGGSGRPGQFVLSLGSSKAGGQEGPSDDFSFGAAAWSLSAHEGRPGHELQFAAMMERGVSLARSLFAFNSVNVEGWALYAEAEMLPYEPLDGQFIALQFRLLRAARAMLDPMLNLGQISPEEALRILTEQVGLSVPLARQEIDRYTSRSPGQAGSYFYGYTRLLELRAETELALGTKFDRQAFNTFLVNQGLLPPELLARAVREEFIPAVLAARSPAK; this is encoded by the coding sequence ATGGATTCACGGAGGATCGCGGGACTGGTGCTCTGCCTCATGGCCTCCACGGCCCCGGCACGGCCCCAGGCGGGCAAGCCCGAGTGGATGGCGCGCAGTGACGCCAATGCCCGGGTGCTGTTGGATCTCCTGGCGCGCTTCGACCCCGAGGACGCCTCGGCACTCGGCATGACCGGGCGGGACGAGCAGGTGATGGACCTGGGTCCCGGAGTGGCTGGGCGCAAGCGCGCCGCCATGACCCAGGCAAAGGCCACCCTGGAGCAGCGGCTCGAGGCGGAGAAGGATCCGAACGTCCGCCAGGATCTGCGCATCCTCGTGGACGCCGTGGACGAGGCCATCCAGGAGTCAACGCTCCAGGAGCGCTACCTGTTGCACTGGGTGGACGCACCCCAGGTGATGTTCCTCGGCCTGCGCGAGCTGCTCCAGGAGGACGTTCCCCCCGAGCGCCGCGCCCATGCCCTGTCCCGCTTGCGGCGCTACGTGGGACTGGAACCGGGCAGCACCCCGTTGACGCACCTGGCCCGGGCGCGCTTCGAGGAAGGGCTCGCCCACCCCGAGCGGCTCGGACCGGTGAAGCCCGCGCTGGAGCGGGCGATGAGCGAGGCCCCCACCTACGTGCGGGGCATCCGGGAGCTGTTCACGGAGTACAAGCTCGAGGGCGCCGAGCCCGCCCTGGCGGCGCTCGCGAAGCAGGTGGAGGAGGACGCGCGCTGGCGGCGCGAGGTGGTGCTGCCCCGGGCGCGCGAGGACGTCCGCCTGCCGCCCGAGCTGTATGCCTTCAAGCTGAGGCAGATGGGCATCGACCTGCCTCCCGAGCAACTGGTGCGCCGCGCGCAGGTGGCGTTCGTGGAGCTGCGCGCGCAGATGGCGGCCCTGGCGCCACTCGTGGCGAAGGCCCGGCGGCTGCCGGCCACGGACACGCTCGGTGTGCTGCGCGCGTTGAAGAAGGAGCAGTTGGGCCGGGAGCGGCTCGAGGGACACTACCGCGAGGTGCTCGGCGAGCTGGAGAAGTCGATCACGAAGCATCGGGTGGTGGAGCTGCCCCCGCGTCCGGTGGTGATGCGCATGGCCTCGGAGGCCGAGAGCGCCGCGCATCCCGCCCCCTACATGCAGCTACCCGACTTCGTGGGCGGGAGCGGAAGGCCGGGCCAGTTCGTGCTGTCGTTGGGCAGTTCGAAGGCAGGCGGCCAGGAGGGGCCCTCGGACGACTTCTCCTTCGGGGCGGCGGCCTGGAGCCTCTCCGCCCACGAGGGCCGCCCGGGGCATGAGCTCCAGTTCGCCGCCATGATGGAGCGGGGCGTGTCGCTCGCGCGGAGCCTGTTCGCCTTCAACTCCGTCAACGTCGAGGGCTGGGCGCTCTACGCCGAGGCGGAGATGCTCCCGTACGAGCCCCTCGACGGCCAGTTCATCGCCCTGCAGTTCCGCCTGTTGCGCGCGGCCCGCGCCATGCTCGATCCCATGCTCAACCTGGGACAGATTTCACCCGAGGAGGCCCTGCGCATCCTCACCGAGCAGGTGGGACTGTCCGTGCCCCTGGCCCGGCAGGAGATTGACCGATACACGTCCCGATCCCCGGGACAGGCGGGCAGCTACTTCTACGGGTACACGCGGCTGCTGGAGCTGCGCGCCGAGACCGAGCTCGCGCTCGGGACGAAGTTCGATCGCCAGGCCTTCAACACCTTCCTCGTCAACCAGGGGCTGCTGCCGCCGGAGCTGCTGGCCCGGGCCGTGCGCGAGGAGTTCATCCCCGCAGTCCTGGCGGCGCGCTCTCCAGCCAAATGA